In one window of Candidatus Avedoeria danica DNA:
- the nuoI gene encoding NADH-quinone oxidoreductase subunit NuoI — translation MHLARGMGVTFGTMFKKPVTIAYPEVKRPVSDRFRGRHELKRYDNGLERCIGCSLCSAACPADAILVVPAENRDEERYSPGERYAAVYEINMLRCIFCGFCEEACPVDAIVLEHEYELAAYDRREMLYTKSMLLVPTAPGTPVTPQDTRGRDIPFRMGGMDYFKTPLEVKRAASIVDPAAVAITAGPSAGAGE, via the coding sequence ATGCACCTCGCCCGCGGCATGGGCGTCACGTTCGGGACGATGTTCAAGAAGCCGGTCACGATCGCCTATCCCGAGGTGAAGCGGCCGGTTTCCGACCGCTTCCGCGGCCGCCACGAGCTGAAGCGCTATGACAACGGGCTCGAGCGCTGCATCGGCTGCAGCCTTTGCTCGGCGGCCTGCCCGGCGGACGCGATCCTCGTCGTACCGGCCGAGAACCGGGACGAGGAGCGCTATTCGCCGGGCGAGCGCTATGCCGCGGTCTACGAGATCAACATGCTGCGCTGCATCTTCTGCGGCTTCTGCGAGGAGGCCTGCCCGGTGGATGCGATCGTCCTCGAGCACGAGTACGAGCTGGCCGCGTACGACCGCCGCGAGATGCTCTACACGAAGTCGATGCTCCTCGTCCCGACCGCACCGGGTACGCCCGTGACACCACAGGACACGCGGGGCCGCGACATTCCGTTCCGGATGGGTGGGATGGACTACTTCAAGACGCCGCTGGAAGTGAAGCGGGCGGCGTCCATCGTCGATCCGGCCGCCGTCGCGATCACCGCCGGCCCGTCCGCGGGAGCCGGCGAGTGA
- a CDS encoding NADH-quinone oxidoreductase subunit J translates to MILAKNVVHSALFMVAHFGLTAVLYLLLSAPFLAAAQLIVYAGAIMVLVLFVVMLLGRQEALLDEPITGQRWLAFAALAVLGVALVRVAAFGVPAAPDGGTAVVPPGFGSPAAMGDALYTQWVLPFEVVSLVLLVAMIGAVVIAHFQRRPRNEKADGAAIAADATDVPSPRA, encoded by the coding sequence ATGATCCTGGCGAAGAACGTCGTCCACAGCGCGCTGTTCATGGTCGCGCACTTCGGCCTGACCGCCGTGCTCTACCTCCTGCTGAGCGCCCCGTTCCTGGCCGCTGCCCAGCTGATCGTCTACGCCGGCGCGATCATGGTCCTCGTCCTGTTCGTCGTGATGCTCCTCGGCCGCCAGGAAGCGCTCCTCGACGAGCCGATCACCGGCCAGCGCTGGCTCGCCTTCGCCGCGCTCGCCGTCCTCGGCGTCGCCCTCGTCCGCGTGGCCGCCTTCGGCGTCCCGGCCGCGCCGGACGGCGGCACCGCCGTCGTCCCACCCGGGTTCGGCAGCCCGGCGGCGATGGGCGACGCGCTCTACACGCAGTGGGTCCTGCCGTTCGAGGTCGTCAGCCTCGTGCTCCTGGTGGCGATGATCGGCGCGGTCGTCATCGCCCACTTCCAGCGGCGTCCGAGGAACGAGAAGGCCGACGGCGCGGCCATCGCCGCCGACGCAACCGACGTCCCGAGCCCCCGCGCATGA
- the nuoK gene encoding NADH-quinone oxidoreductase subunit NuoK translates to MIPLAAVLPPAQPLMLAALLFTIGAAGVLLRRNIIIVLMSVELMLNAVNITLVAISRAMLQLDGQIFVFFSLTIAAAEVAVGLALVVALHRSLGSSDVDDVSSLRG, encoded by the coding sequence ATGATCCCGCTCGCCGCCGTCCTCCCGCCCGCCCAGCCGCTCATGCTGGCCGCCCTCCTGTTCACGATCGGTGCGGCGGGCGTGCTGCTGCGCCGCAACATCATCATCGTGCTGATGTCCGTCGAGCTCATGCTGAACGCCGTGAACATCACGCTCGTGGCCATCTCGCGCGCGATGCTCCAACTGGACGGCCAGATCTTCGTCTTCTTCAGCCTGACCATCGCCGCCGCCGAGGTCGCCGTCGGCCTGGCGCTCGTCGTCGCCCTCCACCGCTCGCTCGGCAGCAGCGACGTCGACGACGTCAGCAGCCTGCGCGGGTAG
- a CDS encoding NADH-quinone oxidoreductase subunit L: MSIETLLPWVPALPLIGFVTLVFFGRRLGGRWSGVLATTFIGAAFAVAVAIALQATPSLLWPERVTTKMSTVQGDRLEVEFGHGIDPSAAVYRTTLWTWMTVAPQYDLTVVTRPVRAGEPVPADAVTTIRLPQARITHDLELFATSHRMFTPEQAIGRVARVDLLPIGPDAPLNGDRLLAETTLMPDPERMDTAAGLPERPLGYVVDVALQLDALSLLMILIVTGVGFLIHLYSIGYMAHDADRPRYFAYLNLFAFSMLTLVLGANFLVLFVGWELVGACSYLLIGFWHKDPANASAGRKAFIVNRIGDVAFLVAMMLIFTTFGSLAFADVLPRAADPLVLGGGVATLIAALLLIGATGKSAQVPLYVWLPDAMAGPTPVSALIHAATMVTAGIYMMARAHVIFDHAPSVLVAVAVVGAVTAFGAALIALVQSDIKRVLAYSTVSQLGYMFLGVGAGAYASGVFHLMTHAFFKALLFLGAGSLMHAMEHGFHHGQDGGHSAASSGEAHGSGHDVASSDDDHDGAAFPPGPPAALDGIPPEQDLRHMGGLLRKAPVTGWTFVIGGLALAGVFPLAGFWSKDEILHHVIGRAGEGGPIWLVLFALGLVTAGLTAFYTGRLLLLALFGRPRSSGAAHAADSPRTMTVPLVVLAVLSIVGGLPWLSGPLAEALGPVLSVAGHVVDSAHEAGPSALTLALIASAVALGGLALAWAMYRPGTPLLDPARWATSMAGVYRTLRGKFYVDELYAWAIVRPFTRIADFLWHRVDDGVVDAAVNAVGRGAVALGQGSRRWQTGYVRTYGLGIVLGAAALAAWLLWLV, from the coding sequence ATGTCGATCGAAACGCTCCTCCCCTGGGTCCCGGCGCTGCCGCTGATCGGCTTCGTCACGCTCGTCTTCTTCGGGCGGCGGCTGGGTGGACGGTGGTCGGGGGTGCTGGCGACAACGTTCATCGGGGCAGCATTCGCCGTGGCCGTTGCCATCGCGCTGCAGGCTACGCCGAGCCTGCTCTGGCCCGAGCGCGTGACGACCAAGATGTCCACCGTTCAAGGAGACAGGCTCGAAGTTGAATTCGGACACGGCATCGACCCAAGCGCAGCGGTGTATCGCACCACCCTCTGGACATGGATGACCGTCGCCCCCCAATACGACCTCACCGTCGTCACCCGCCCCGTCCGCGCCGGCGAGCCCGTCCCCGCGGACGCCGTGACGACGATCCGCCTGCCGCAGGCCCGCATCACGCACGACCTCGAGCTGTTCGCCACGTCGCACCGGATGTTCACGCCCGAACAGGCGATCGGCCGGGTCGCACGCGTCGACCTCCTGCCGATCGGCCCGGACGCGCCGCTGAACGGCGATCGCCTGCTCGCCGAAACGACGCTCATGCCCGACCCGGAACGCATGGACACGGCCGCCGGCCTGCCCGAGCGCCCGCTCGGCTACGTCGTCGACGTCGCCCTCCAGCTCGACGCGCTCAGCCTCCTGATGATCCTCATCGTCACCGGCGTCGGCTTCCTCATCCACCTCTACTCCATCGGCTACATGGCCCACGACGCGGACCGGCCGCGCTACTTCGCCTACCTGAACCTGTTTGCCTTCAGCATGCTCACCCTCGTCCTCGGCGCGAACTTCCTCGTGCTGTTCGTCGGCTGGGAGCTCGTCGGCGCATGCAGCTACCTCCTCATCGGCTTCTGGCACAAGGATCCCGCCAACGCCTCGGCCGGCCGCAAGGCCTTCATCGTCAACCGGATCGGCGACGTCGCGTTCCTCGTCGCCATGATGCTGATCTTCACGACGTTCGGCTCGCTCGCCTTCGCCGACGTCCTGCCGCGGGCCGCCGACCCGCTCGTCCTCGGCGGCGGCGTCGCCACGCTCATCGCCGCCCTCCTCCTCATCGGCGCCACCGGCAAGAGCGCCCAGGTCCCGCTCTACGTCTGGCTCCCGGACGCCATGGCCGGCCCGACGCCCGTCTCCGCGCTCATCCACGCCGCCACGATGGTGACAGCCGGCATCTACATGATGGCCCGCGCGCACGTGATCTTCGACCACGCGCCGTCCGTCCTCGTCGCCGTCGCAGTCGTCGGCGCCGTGACCGCTTTCGGCGCGGCGCTCATCGCCCTTGTCCAGTCCGACATCAAGCGCGTGTTGGCGTACTCCACCGTCAGCCAGCTGGGCTACATGTTCCTCGGCGTCGGCGCGGGCGCATACGCCTCGGGCGTGTTCCACCTGATGACGCACGCCTTCTTCAAGGCGCTCCTGTTCCTTGGGGCAGGCAGCTTGATGCATGCGATGGAGCACGGGTTCCATCACGGGCAGGACGGCGGCCACAGCGCGGCGTCGTCAGGTGAAGCACACGGCAGCGGCCACGACGTCGCGTCGTCCGACGACGATCACGACGGCGCCGCATTTCCCCCCGGTCCGCCCGCCGCCCTCGACGGCATCCCCCCCGAACAAGACCTCCGCCACATGGGCGGCCTGCTCCGCAAAGCGCCCGTCACCGGCTGGACGTTCGTCATCGGCGGCTTGGCGCTCGCGGGCGTCTTCCCGCTGGCCGGCTTCTGGAGCAAGGACGAGATCCTGCACCACGTCATCGGTCGCGCGGGCGAAGGGGGACCGATCTGGCTCGTGCTCTTCGCGCTCGGCCTCGTCACCGCCGGCCTGACCGCGTTCTACACCGGCCGCCTGCTCCTCCTCGCCCTCTTCGGCCGCCCGCGCTCCTCCGGCGCCGCCCACGCCGCCGATTCGCCGCGCACGATGACCGTGCCGCTCGTCGTCCTGGCCGTCCTGAGCATCGTCGGCGGGCTACCTTGGCTCAGCGGCCCGCTGGCCGAGGCGCTCGGTCCCGTCCTGAGCGTCGCCGGGCACGTCGTCGACTCGGCGCACGAAGCGGGGCCGAGCGCGCTCACGCTCGCCCTTATCGCGTCGGCCGTCGCCCTTGGCGGCCTCGCCCTGGCCTGGGCGATGTACCGCCCCGGCACGCCCCTCCTCGACCCGGCGCGGTGGGCGACGTCGATGGCGGGCGTGTACCGCACACTGCGCGGCAAGTTCTACGTCGACGAGCTGTATGCCTGGGCGATCGTCCGCCCGTTCACGCGCATCGCCGATTTCCTGTGGCACCGCGTGGACGACGGCGTCGTCGACGCGGCGGTGAACGCCGTCGGGCGCGGGGCGGTGGCGCTCGGGCAGGGCTCGCGGCGCTGGCAGACGGGGTACGTGCGGACGTACGGGCTCGGGATCGTCCTCGGGGCGGCGGCGTTGGCCGCGTGGCTCCTCTGGCTCGTGTGA
- a CDS encoding NADH-quinone oxidoreductase subunit M codes for MLFNTSNALGFPVLSLTLFLPLVGALGLLLLPRRHDSLYVAWGTFVAATTTVLAGILWLSYEVDWPFTTTLANFQFADPARGPLPWLPGGVTYQVAVDGIAVVLVFLTALLTTLALAFSLGSVRTRVREYVALLLVMETGVIGVFVAMDLFLFYVFWEAALIPMMLLIGIWGGKERLYAAYKFVVYTVAGSALMLVAIVAAKELSNAASFHYFDLMHALAPLPGVGAAPGIPVPTSGAGASIIALLGLDLPHAALAIRIAIFLAFALAFAVKVPMFPFHTWLPDAHVQAPTAGSVLLAGVLLKMGTFGFIRWAMPLFPDAAMTVAPWLVALALVGIWYGAWVAFAQTDMKSLVAYSSVSHMGLVMVGILAIQPVGMAGGALQMINHGLSTGALFLLVGMLYDRAHTRDIAAFGGLWSAMPRFSAVFLVVTFSSIGLPGTNGFVGEWLSLLGAFQTRPLWGVLAAFGVVFGAAYMLRLVQRVFFGPASELSRSMPDLTGREMAILAPLVILIFWIGLYPKPFLAPIEASGTSIVETMRQGVAEAVVGIVP; via the coding sequence ATGCTGTTCAACACGTCCAACGCGCTCGGCTTCCCCGTCCTCAGCCTGACGCTGTTCCTGCCGCTCGTCGGCGCGCTCGGCCTCCTGCTGCTGCCGCGCCGCCACGACTCGCTGTACGTCGCCTGGGGCACGTTCGTCGCCGCGACGACCACCGTGCTGGCCGGCATCCTCTGGTTGAGCTACGAGGTCGACTGGCCGTTCACGACGACGCTCGCGAACTTCCAGTTCGCCGATCCGGCGCGCGGACCGCTGCCGTGGCTGCCGGGCGGCGTGACGTACCAGGTGGCCGTCGATGGGATCGCCGTCGTCCTCGTCTTCCTGACCGCCCTGCTCACGACGCTCGCGCTCGCGTTCAGCCTCGGCAGCGTTCGAACACGGGTGCGTGAGTACGTCGCGCTGCTGCTCGTCATGGAGACCGGCGTCATCGGTGTCTTCGTTGCCATGGACCTCTTCCTGTTCTACGTCTTCTGGGAAGCGGCCCTCATTCCCATGATGCTCCTCATCGGCATCTGGGGCGGCAAAGAGCGGCTGTACGCGGCCTACAAGTTCGTCGTCTACACCGTCGCCGGCTCGGCGCTCATGCTCGTGGCCATCGTCGCCGCCAAGGAACTGTCGAACGCCGCCTCGTTCCACTACTTCGATCTCATGCACGCCCTCGCGCCACTGCCCGGCGTCGGCGCTGCGCCGGGCATTCCCGTGCCGACGTCCGGCGCCGGGGCGTCGATCATCGCCCTCCTCGGCCTCGACCTCCCGCACGCCGCGCTTGCGATCCGAATCGCGATCTTCCTCGCCTTCGCCCTCGCCTTCGCCGTCAAGGTGCCGATGTTCCCGTTCCACACCTGGCTCCCTGACGCCCACGTCCAGGCACCAACGGCGGGCTCGGTCCTCCTCGCGGGCGTGCTGCTCAAGATGGGCACGTTCGGCTTCATCCGCTGGGCGATGCCGCTGTTCCCGGATGCCGCGATGACCGTCGCGCCGTGGCTCGTCGCGCTCGCCTTGGTGGGCATCTGGTACGGCGCCTGGGTCGCCTTCGCCCAGACGGACATGAAGAGCCTCGTGGCGTACTCGTCCGTCAGCCACATGGGCCTCGTGATGGTGGGCATCCTGGCGATCCAGCCCGTCGGCATGGCCGGCGGCGCCCTGCAGATGATCAACCACGGCCTCTCGACCGGCGCGCTCTTCCTGCTCGTCGGCATGCTGTACGACCGCGCCCACACCCGCGACATCGCCGCGTTCGGCGGCCTGTGGTCCGCCATGCCGCGCTTCAGCGCCGTCTTCCTCGTCGTCACGTTCAGCTCGATCGGCCTGCCGGGCACGAACGGCTTCGTCGGCGAGTGGCTGAGCCTGCTCGGCGCCTTCCAGACCCGCCCGCTGTGGGGCGTGCTGGCCGCGTTCGGCGTCGTCTTCGGCGCGGCCTACATGCTCCGGCTCGTCCAACGCGTCTTCTTCGGTCCCGCCAGCGAGCTGTCGCGTTCGATGCCCGACCTCACGGGGCGCGAGATGGCCATCCTGGCGCCGCTCGTCATCCTCATCTTCTGGATCGGCCTCTACCCCAAGCCCTTCCTCGCCCCGATCGAGGCCAGCGGCACGTCCATCGTCGAGACGATGCGGCAAGGGGTGGCGGAGGCGGTGGTGGGCATCGTTCCTTAA
- a CDS encoding LamG domain-containing protein: protein MTATTAPSASPTATPACTEPPPFAAAWWPFDEGSGSTAKDVTGNGHDGTLLGAAAWRPAGAVAGALTFDGLTALVEVPDAVGLDVPAASAPAPQGDFSIELWLRRRERGGALQAVFDKLTRDQGYSLMLVDGRPILYLSSSGQTVPTPFGATLALDGVWRHVAVVLDRHQTAVSARLFVDGIRVSSGSAIIAGSLANSVPVRIGSSNLSPYLPFSGDIDEVTLYQRVLGDDEVAGIAGAGVGGKCKPTE from the coding sequence ATGACCGCCACGACCGCGCCGTCGGCCTCGCCGACCGCCACGCCCGCCTGCACGGAACCGCCGCCGTTCGCCGCCGCGTGGTGGCCGTTCGACGAAGGGAGCGGGTCGACGGCCAAGGATGTCACGGGCAATGGGCACGACGGGACGCTGCTCGGCGCGGCGGCGTGGCGGCCGGCCGGGGCGGTGGCCGGCGCGTTGACGTTCGACGGCTTGACGGCGCTCGTCGAGGTGCCGGACGCGGTCGGGCTGGATGTGCCGGCCGCGAGCGCTCCGGCGCCGCAGGGCGACTTCTCGATCGAGCTCTGGCTGCGGCGGCGGGAGCGCGGGGGCGCGCTGCAGGCCGTGTTCGACAAGCTGACGCGCGATCAGGGCTACAGCCTGATGCTCGTCGACGGGCGGCCGATCCTCTATCTGTCGTCGTCCGGGCAGACCGTGCCGACGCCGTTCGGCGCCACGCTCGCCCTCGACGGCGTCTGGCGGCACGTCGCCGTCGTGCTCGACCGGCACCAGACGGCCGTCAGCGCGCGGCTGTTCGTCGACGGCATCCGGGTATCGTCCGGCTCGGCGATCATCGCCGGCTCGCTGGCGAACAGCGTGCCGGTGCGGATCGGCAGCTCGAACCTGAGCCCATACCTGCCGTTCTCGGGCGACATCGACGAGGTGACGCTGTACCAGCGGGTGTTGGGGGACGATGAGGTGGCGGGGATTGCGGGGGCTGGGGTGGGCGGGAAGTGCAAGCCGACGGAGTAG
- a CDS encoding dephospho-CoA kinase yields MSQPPYLIGLTGDVGAGKSTVRRWLEAKGVAALDADAVVHTLLGDGGEARRAVMERFGGTVIAPDGGIDRAALARVVFGDAAALADLETILHPLVRTRTRTWLASCGAEVAVVEAVKLVEGGLAAQCDAVWLVLAASHRRAERVRVRGWDEAETARRMAAATPLAPRLAMATEVIDNTGTPEATAAQLEAAWQRLELRRAQVGKRPPAHS; encoded by the coding sequence ATGTCCCAGCCCCCCTACCTCATCGGCCTCACCGGCGACGTCGGCGCCGGCAAGTCCACCGTCCGCCGCTGGCTCGAGGCCAAGGGCGTCGCCGCGCTCGACGCGGATGCCGTGGTCCACACGCTGCTCGGCGACGGCGGCGAGGCGCGCCGGGCGGTCATGGAGCGCTTCGGCGGTACGGTCATCGCGCCGGATGGCGGGATCGACCGCGCGGCATTGGCGCGCGTCGTGTTCGGCGATGCGGCGGCATTGGCCGACCTCGAGACGATCCTCCACCCCCTCGTCCGCACACGCACGCGAACGTGGCTGGCGTCATGCGGCGCCGAAGTGGCCGTCGTCGAGGCCGTCAAGCTTGTCGAGGGGGGGCTGGCGGCGCAGTGCGATGCCGTGTGGCTCGTCCTCGCGGCGTCCCATCGGCGGGCCGAGCGCGTCCGCGTGCGCGGCTGGGACGAGGCCGAAACGGCGCGCCGGATGGCGGCGGCCACCCCGCTCGCGCCGCGCCTTGCGATGGCGACGGAAGTTATCGACAATACGGGCACGCCCGAGGCGACGGCGGCGCAGCTCGAAGCGGCTTGGCAGCGACTTGAGCTGCGCCGGGCGCAGGTCGGGAAGCGACCGCCAGCCCACTCGTGA
- a CDS encoding GNAT family N-acetyltransferase, producing the protein MWYDAGRLIANASLLRAGPDTWVIANVVTHPSYRRQGIAGRLMDSALDVARALGVPTHPAPGARHERRRQDVVHRPRLPGPSGRRRSTVCRRPPPSHLPPRTAELAPAPVPTKWP; encoded by the coding sequence GTGTGGTACGACGCAGGGCGCCTGATCGCCAACGCCAGCCTGCTGAGGGCCGGACCGGACACCTGGGTCATCGCCAACGTCGTGACGCATCCAAGCTACCGCCGCCAGGGCATCGCGGGCCGACTGATGGACAGCGCGCTCGACGTAGCGCGCGCGCTCGGGGTGCCGACGCATCCAGCTCCAGGTGCGCGACACGAACGACGCCGCCAAGACGTTGTACACCGGCCTCGGCTTCCGGGCCCATCGGGTCGTCGACGCTCTACCGTCTGCCGTCGTCCGCCGCCCTCGCACCTTCCTCCGAGGACGGCCGAACTCGCACCGGCGCCGGTGCCGACGAAGTGGCCCTGA
- a CDS encoding helix-turn-helix domain-containing protein — MPWKETDVRTERLEFVVRARQPGAEVAAICRAFGISRKTGYKWLRRAREEGLVDLAEHSRRPSESRTNAGGARSGGGTSAATIRLGQQEIAAAAGSGGHSTRPRHDRADPQTAGTH, encoded by the coding sequence ATGCCGTGGAAGGAAACCGATGTGCGCACAGAACGACTGGAGTTCGTGGTTCGTGCACGGCAGCCAGGCGCTGAGGTGGCAGCGATCTGCCGAGCGTTCGGAATCAGCCGCAAGACAGGTTACAAGTGGCTGAGGCGGGCACGAGAGGAGGGGCTGGTCGATCTGGCGGAGCATTCGAGACGGCCATCAGAGTCCAGGACGAACGCCGGAGGCGCACGAAGCGGCGGTGGTACGTCTGCGGCGACGATACGGCTGGGGCAGCAAGAAATTGCAGCTGCTGCTGGCTCGGGAGGGCATTCAACTAGGCCACGCCACGATCGAGCGGATCCTCAAACGGCAGGGACTCATTGA